A portion of the Nitratidesulfovibrio termitidis HI1 genome contains these proteins:
- a CDS encoding heavy metal translocating P-type ATPase — translation MTAFRIEEMDCANEVSILRRALTPLVGNPDRLEFDVLSRRMRVDMDGLELRPDDVVAAVARTGMRAAPETAGRSGVVLGPLPSASQGRHHEHAHCQGDCQSHGPADGHGHPMSSEHGHDHVQADLQAIAPRPAQIPALAGCSCCGGACAVPAPGDVPSGLLSLLPPGLTALWQRQSSLLLCALSGVALAAGIGVEWARSGSLLAVFAETGVPHAATLILWLAAAVAGAWRVLPRAVHSVRSLRPDMNLLMVTAVIGAAAIGQFFEGASVAFLFAVANHLESWSVDRARSAIAALLDISPSRALLLSRPGDVGGTVGGGLPGLPVETAVENVPVGSRILIRAGDRIPLDGTVAAGSSDIDQSPITGESMPVPKRVGEPVYAGTINGGGVLEVLTTRAASDTTLARILHMVEAAQSRRARAVQWVDRFAAVYTPAMLAVAALVAVAPPLFFGGAWSAWVYEALVVLVIACPCALVISTPVSIVAGLTSAARNGVLVKGGSFLELPASLTAVAFDKTGTLTLGRPRVARVLPVDGHLQVRDAASALRIAAALEGPSSHPLARAIVQHARQVLGTALDDGATASNHRTLPGLGAEGVVDGVRWRIGNRRFFEQDGAQAGAQDGQSIGTEDADTGSSVLLWNDAGLAAVMELEDDLRPDARAVLDDLRAAGLRRMVMLTGDNAATAARVAAACGVTDIRADLLPADKTAAVAALVAEGERVAMVGDGVNDAPALATAHLGIAMGGIGSDAAIETADITLMSDDLGKLPWLVRHSRRTLGVIRQNIGFALGLKALFLGLAVFQVASLWMAIVADIGGSFLVIMNGLRLLRPKA, via the coding sequence ATGACCGCCTTTCGCATCGAGGAAATGGACTGCGCCAACGAGGTGAGCATCCTGCGGCGCGCGCTGACCCCGCTGGTGGGCAACCCCGACCGGCTGGAATTCGACGTGCTGTCCCGGCGCATGCGCGTGGACATGGACGGCCTGGAGCTGCGTCCCGACGACGTGGTGGCCGCCGTGGCCCGCACCGGCATGCGCGCCGCGCCCGAGACGGCTGGCAGGTCCGGCGTGGTGCTGGGTCCGTTGCCTTCGGCCAGCCAGGGTCGCCATCATGAGCATGCGCATTGCCAGGGCGATTGCCAGAGTCACGGCCCTGCGGACGGTCACGGGCACCCCATGTCCAGTGAACACGGGCATGACCACGTACAGGCCGACCTTCAGGCCATAGCCCCCCGGCCCGCGCAGATTCCTGCCCTGGCCGGGTGCTCGTGCTGCGGCGGCGCGTGCGCCGTGCCCGCGCCCGGCGACGTGCCTTCCGGCCTGCTGTCCCTGCTGCCGCCCGGCCTGACCGCGTTGTGGCAGCGCCAGTCCTCGCTGCTGCTGTGCGCATTGAGCGGTGTGGCCCTTGCGGCGGGCATCGGCGTGGAATGGGCGCGCAGCGGCTCGCTGCTGGCCGTTTTCGCCGAAACGGGCGTGCCGCATGCGGCCACCCTGATTCTGTGGCTGGCGGCGGCGGTGGCGGGCGCCTGGCGGGTGCTGCCGCGCGCGGTGCATTCGGTGCGCAGCCTGCGGCCGGACATGAACCTGCTGATGGTCACGGCGGTCATCGGCGCGGCGGCCATCGGCCAGTTTTTCGAAGGGGCCTCGGTGGCGTTCCTGTTCGCCGTGGCCAACCATCTGGAATCGTGGAGCGTGGACCGGGCGCGCTCGGCCATTGCCGCGCTGCTGGACATTTCGCCCTCGCGTGCCCTGCTGCTGTCGCGTCCCGGTGATGTTGGGGGTACTGTTGGGGGTGGCCTGCCCGGCCTGCCCGTGGAAACCGCCGTGGAAAACGTGCCCGTGGGTTCGCGCATTCTCATCCGCGCGGGCGACCGCATACCCCTGGACGGCACGGTGGCGGCGGGCAGCTCGGACATCGACCAGTCGCCCATTACCGGCGAATCCATGCCCGTGCCCAAGCGGGTGGGCGAGCCGGTGTACGCGGGCACCATCAACGGCGGCGGCGTGCTGGAGGTGCTGACCACCCGCGCCGCCTCGGACACCACCCTCGCGCGCATCCTGCACATGGTGGAGGCGGCCCAGTCGCGCCGCGCCCGCGCCGTGCAGTGGGTGGACCGCTTCGCCGCCGTGTACACCCCGGCCATGCTGGCCGTGGCCGCGCTGGTGGCCGTGGCGCCGCCGCTGTTCTTCGGCGGGGCGTGGTCGGCCTGGGTGTACGAGGCGCTGGTGGTGCTGGTCATCGCCTGCCCGTGCGCACTGGTCATTTCCACGCCCGTGTCCATCGTGGCCGGGCTGACCAGTGCGGCCCGCAACGGCGTGCTGGTCAAGGGCGGCTCGTTCCTCGAACTGCCCGCCAGCCTCACCGCCGTGGCCTTCGACAAGACCGGCACCCTGACCCTGGGCCGCCCGCGCGTGGCCCGCGTATTGCCCGTGGACGGGCACCTGCAGGTGCGGGACGCAGCATCCGCATTGCGCATTGCCGCAGCGCTGGAAGGCCCCAGCAGCCACCCCCTTGCCCGCGCCATCGTGCAGCATGCCCGGCAGGTGCTGGGGACCGCGCTGGATGATGGCGCCACGGCCAGCAACCACCGCACCCTGCCCGGCTTGGGGGCCGAAGGCGTGGTGGACGGCGTGCGCTGGCGCATCGGCAATCGCCGCTTTTTCGAGCAGGATGGGGCGCAGGCCGGAGCACAGGACGGTCAATCCATTGGTACTGAAGACGCCGACACCGGGTCTTCCGTGCTGTTGTGGAACGACGCGGGCCTTGCCGCCGTCATGGAACTGGAGGACGATCTGCGCCCCGACGCCCGCGCCGTGCTGGACGACCTGCGCGCCGCCGGGCTGCGCCGGATGGTCATGCTGACCGGCGACAACGCGGCTACCGCCGCCCGCGTGGCCGCCGCCTGCGGTGTGACCGACATCCGGGCCGACCTGCTGCCCGCCGACAAGACCGCCGCCGTGGCCGCACTGGTGGCCGAAGGCGAACGGGTGGCCATGGTGGGCGACGGCGTCAACGACGCGCCCGCGCTGGCCACCGCGCACCTTGGTATCGCCATGGGCGGCATAGGCAGCGATGCGGCCATCGAAACCGCCGACATCACCCTGATGTCCGACGACCTAGGCAAGCTGCCGTGGCTGGTGCGCCATTCGCGCCGCACCCTGGGCGTCATCCGCCAGAACATCGGCTTTGCCCTGGGGCTGAAGGCGCTGTTCCTGGGGCTTGCGGTGTTTCAGGTGGCCAGCCTGTGGATGGCCATCGTGGCCGACATCGGCGGCTCGTTCCTGGTGATCATGAACGGCCTGCGCCTGCTGCGCCCCAAGGCGTAG
- a CDS encoding M48 family metallopeptidase — protein sequence MQSFVNIKDMNRDMDRPALDGSRLGARYGARCFSRVAALALCVLLLGLAGCAKAPYTGRSQLIMYSEADEVKMGLAAMQQVLKKEKEVTGTPEAARVERVGRRIAAVAERPQYRWEFHTIEKNEVNAFCLPGGKVAVYTGLLDLADTDAELAAVMGHEVAHALARHSNEKMSRARMVQVGQLAAMVGVAAASGSSQAAQAVGDGYAGAMNMAVMLPNSREMEYEADHIGLLLMAKAGYDPHAALEFWQKMLNKAGGKGKSDFMSTHPTEAKRIDALRAMLPEAMRYYRPRDDGGSGSAGGSAGGKAAGAGTSGATPAGK from the coding sequence ATGCAATCGTTCGTCAATATCAAGGATATGAACAGGGATATGGACCGCCCCGCGCTGGATGGCTCTCGTCTGGGCGCCCGTTATGGCGCGCGCTGCTTTAGCCGTGTGGCGGCTCTTGCGCTGTGCGTGCTGTTGCTGGGCCTGGCCGGGTGCGCCAAGGCCCCGTACACCGGACGCAGCCAGCTGATCATGTATTCCGAGGCGGACGAGGTCAAAATGGGCCTGGCCGCCATGCAGCAGGTGCTGAAGAAGGAAAAGGAGGTCACCGGCACGCCGGAAGCCGCCCGCGTGGAGCGGGTGGGCCGACGCATTGCCGCCGTGGCCGAACGCCCCCAGTACCGCTGGGAATTCCACACCATAGAGAAGAACGAGGTCAACGCCTTCTGCCTGCCCGGCGGCAAGGTGGCCGTGTACACCGGCCTGCTGGACCTTGCCGACACCGATGCCGAACTGGCCGCCGTCATGGGGCACGAGGTGGCCCACGCCCTGGCCCGGCACAGCAACGAGAAGATGAGCCGGGCGCGCATGGTGCAGGTGGGCCAGCTGGCCGCCATGGTGGGCGTGGCCGCGGCCAGCGGTTCGTCGCAGGCGGCCCAGGCCGTGGGCGACGGCTACGCCGGGGCCATGAACATGGCCGTCATGCTGCCCAACAGCCGCGAGATGGAATACGAGGCCGACCACATCGGCCTGCTGCTCATGGCCAAGGCCGGGTACGACCCGCACGCGGCCCTCGAATTCTGGCAGAAGATGCTCAACAAGGCGGGCGGCAAGGGCAAGTCGGACTTCATGTCCACCCACCCCACAGAGGCCAAGCGCATCGACGCGTTGCGGGCCATGCTGCCCGAGGCCATGCGCTATTACCGCCCGCGCGACGACGGCGGGTCCGGAAGCGCCGGGGGCAGTGCGGGCGGCAAGGCCGCCGGAGCCGGAACCAGCGGCGCGACACCTGCCGGAAAGTAG
- the topA gene encoding type I DNA topoisomerase, whose amino-acid sequence MGKDLIIVESPAKVKTIKKFLGGNYAVHASVGHVRDLPTSELGVDEANGFAPRYQVIDGKQKVVSALKEAAAKADNVYLAPDPDREGEAIAWHVAELIRDKNTNIQRIQFNEITARAVKEALENPRELNRNLFDAQQARRVLDRLVGYKLSPLLWKKVKRGISAGRVQSVALRLIVDRETERRAFNPEEYWLFRARLAGATPPPFRADLHKLHGKKPAIGSAADAAAVEASMQGQPFVITGIDEKERQRQPQPPFITSTLQQSASQRLGYSAKRTMNIAQRLYEGVELGEAGTVALITYMRTDSVRIADEARDAAREFIAATWGNDHLPAKARQFKTKGGAQDAHEAIRPVDVAVTPDSVRHLLPPDQFQLYRLVWQRFVASQMAAARFHDTTVTIACGPVEWRAKGERLLFPGFLAASPQKESQDGEEVAEGDLPKLSVGEELTALSVEKEQKFTQPPARYTEASLVRELEERGIGRPSTYAAIISTLLDRDYARLEEKHFAPTDLGAVVCDLLSGHFTTLMDVDFTAQMEGSLDKVAEGDLDWVKLLEDFTGGFNPVLERAAQAMDTVKGGLPSGIDCELCGKPMVIKFGKAGTFLACSGYPACRNTKNFTRDEKGNIQVEQKLREEPEKVGTCPQCGGDLVLKKARTGSRFIACTKYPDCTYTAPFSTGVPCPREGCDGVLVEKSSKRGKIFYSCSAYPKCDYALWDWPVPGPCPDCNSPLLVIKNTRARGRHIACPEKTCKYSRDLDEDGGGEE is encoded by the coding sequence ATGGGCAAGGACCTGATCATCGTCGAATCTCCCGCCAAGGTGAAGACCATCAAGAAATTCCTTGGCGGCAATTACGCCGTGCATGCCAGCGTGGGCCACGTGCGCGACCTGCCCACCAGCGAACTGGGCGTCGACGAGGCCAACGGCTTTGCCCCCCGCTACCAGGTCATCGACGGCAAGCAGAAGGTGGTTTCCGCCCTCAAGGAAGCCGCCGCCAAGGCCGACAACGTGTACCTGGCGCCCGACCCCGACCGCGAGGGCGAGGCCATTGCCTGGCACGTGGCGGAACTGATCCGCGACAAGAACACCAACATCCAGCGCATCCAGTTCAACGAAATCACCGCCCGCGCGGTAAAGGAAGCGCTGGAGAACCCGCGCGAATTGAACCGCAACCTGTTCGACGCCCAGCAGGCCCGCCGCGTGCTGGACCGTCTGGTGGGCTACAAGCTTTCCCCCCTGCTGTGGAAGAAGGTGAAGCGCGGCATTTCCGCCGGGCGCGTGCAGTCCGTGGCCCTGCGCCTGATCGTGGACCGCGAGACCGAGCGCCGCGCCTTCAACCCCGAAGAATACTGGCTGTTCCGTGCGCGCCTGGCCGGGGCCACCCCGCCCCCCTTCCGGGCCGACCTGCACAAGCTGCACGGCAAAAAGCCCGCCATCGGCAGCGCGGCGGACGCCGCCGCCGTGGAAGCCTCCATGCAGGGCCAGCCCTTCGTCATCACCGGCATCGACGAAAAGGAACGCCAGCGCCAGCCGCAGCCCCCGTTCATCACCTCCACGCTGCAACAGTCCGCCAGCCAGCGGCTGGGGTATTCTGCCAAGCGCACCATGAACATCGCCCAGCGCCTGTACGAAGGCGTGGAACTGGGCGAAGCGGGCACCGTGGCCCTGATCACCTACATGCGTACCGACTCCGTGCGCATTGCGGACGAGGCGCGCGACGCGGCGCGCGAGTTCATCGCCGCCACCTGGGGCAACGACCACCTGCCCGCCAAGGCCCGCCAGTTCAAGACCAAGGGCGGCGCGCAGGACGCGCACGAAGCCATCCGGCCCGTTGATGTCGCCGTCACGCCCGATTCGGTACGTCACCTGCTGCCGCCAGACCAGTTCCAGTTGTACCGGCTGGTGTGGCAGCGCTTTGTCGCTTCGCAGATGGCGGCGGCGCGCTTTCACGACACCACGGTGACCATCGCCTGCGGCCCGGTCGAATGGCGCGCCAAGGGCGAACGGCTGCTGTTCCCCGGCTTTCTGGCCGCATCGCCCCAGAAGGAGTCGCAAGACGGCGAGGAAGTGGCCGAAGGCGACCTGCCCAAGCTTTCCGTGGGCGAGGAACTGACCGCCCTTTCCGTGGAAAAGGAACAGAAGTTCACCCAGCCCCCGGCCCGCTACACCGAAGCTTCCCTGGTGCGTGAACTGGAAGAGCGCGGCATTGGCCGCCCGTCCACCTACGCGGCCATCATCTCCACCCTGCTCGACCGCGACTACGCCCGGCTGGAGGAAAAGCACTTTGCCCCCACCGACCTTGGCGCGGTGGTCTGTGATCTGCTGTCCGGTCACTTCACCACCCTGATGGACGTGGACTTCACCGCGCAGATGGAAGGATCGCTGGACAAGGTGGCCGAAGGCGACCTGGACTGGGTGAAGCTGCTGGAAGACTTCACCGGTGGGTTCAACCCGGTGCTCGAACGCGCCGCCCAGGCCATGGACACCGTGAAGGGCGGCCTGCCCAGCGGCATAGACTGCGAACTGTGCGGCAAGCCCATGGTCATCAAGTTCGGCAAGGCGGGCACCTTCCTGGCCTGCTCCGGCTATCCGGCCTGCCGCAACACCAAGAACTTCACCCGCGACGAAAAGGGCAACATCCAGGTCGAACAGAAGCTGCGCGAGGAACCGGAAAAGGTGGGCACCTGTCCGCAATGCGGTGGTGACCTGGTGCTGAAGAAGGCCCGCACCGGCAGCCGGTTCATCGCCTGCACCAAGTACCCGGACTGCACCTATACCGCGCCCTTCTCCACCGGCGTGCCCTGCCCGCGCGAAGGGTGCGACGGCGTGCTGGTGGAAAAAAGCTCCAAGCGCGGCAAGATCTTCTATTCGTGCAGCGCCTACCCCAAGTGCGACTACGCCCTGTGGGACTGGCCCGTGCCCGGCCCCTGCCCGGACTGCAATTCGCCCCTGCTGGTGATCAAGAACACCCGCGCCCGGGGCCGCCACATCGCCTGCCCGGAAAAGACCTGCAAGTATTCCCGCGACCTGGACGAGGACGGCGGCGGCGAGGAATAG
- a CDS encoding pesticin C-terminus-like muramidase has translation MWNNWLQGNGESYDDTRRGLYRQVRDTSRQAMGATTMQEWYRLFDGGLRSIRGFEHKGSKLPDNESDTLRQGFLRDMFEEARPDRFDDFWRFPRQEGDSGLELDARRLGMSVYGKPLGPSLEGRNARLVPTEGLDGRYEGIAGREPDMPGQSNQPNQPSQPGAPGRADEPKPFDPDNVDGRQLMVMRRKPGQQPVPNPVKLMSADGTARDASSFAPAEAGDGTSGGAGPAEQPGSRTTRPGAGNAQEGPLQRAARTFLEGAGPGPLTEPKVPEHPRPAEPVPAPTDGSRGSAPDAVTPGKGGNGVLAIPDKPEDINRITADTLQKLEGNVLYAYIPMKDGKPMDNSSATIGAGIDTGQWSAEGLRELGVRDDVVNAIRPLLGKNATEARQEMEDLKKTGDTFKLTPEQASHLNEKMTIHFKETAQQQYNTAPHNTDAQGKTIRKFEELPKEMQATITSVLYQHGSTEKFPKFWDHSTKGDWDGAIKELRNFSSNPDYKYHPRRNTEADLMQQGLDRLRQ, from the coding sequence ATGTGGAACAACTGGTTGCAAGGCAACGGCGAATCCTACGACGACACGCGGCGCGGCCTGTACCGGCAGGTTCGGGACACGTCGCGCCAAGCCATGGGCGCCACCACCATGCAGGAGTGGTATCGACTTTTCGATGGCGGGCTGCGCTCCATCCGGGGCTTCGAGCACAAGGGCAGCAAGCTGCCGGACAACGAATCCGACACGCTGCGGCAGGGCTTTCTGCGCGACATGTTCGAGGAGGCCCGGCCCGACCGCTTTGACGATTTCTGGCGCTTTCCCCGGCAGGAAGGCGACAGCGGGCTGGAACTGGACGCCAGGCGGCTCGGCATGTCCGTGTACGGCAAGCCGCTGGGGCCGTCGCTGGAGGGCCGCAACGCCCGCCTCGTGCCCACGGAGGGACTCGACGGCAGGTACGAAGGCATTGCGGGGCGCGAACCGGACATGCCCGGCCAGTCCAATCAGCCCAATCAGCCCAGTCAGCCCGGTGCGCCGGGTCGGGCGGACGAACCGAAGCCGTTCGATCCGGACAACGTGGACGGGCGGCAGCTTATGGTCATGCGACGGAAGCCTGGCCAGCAGCCCGTACCGAACCCCGTCAAGCTGATGTCCGCCGACGGCACGGCGCGCGATGCGTCCAGCTTTGCGCCTGCGGAGGCGGGTGACGGAACCTCCGGCGGTGCGGGGCCTGCGGAACAACCGGGCAGCCGGACCACCCGCCCCGGCGCGGGCAACGCGCAGGAAGGTCCTCTGCAACGCGCCGCGCGCACCTTTCTGGAAGGAGCAGGCCCCGGCCCGCTCACGGAGCCGAAGGTGCCGGAACACCCACGGCCCGCCGAGCCGGTTCCCGCGCCCACGGATGGCAGCAGGGGGTCCGCGCCCGATGCGGTAACGCCCGGCAAGGGCGGCAACGGCGTTCTGGCCATCCCCGACAAGCCGGAGGACATCAACCGGATCACGGCGGATACGCTGCAAAAGCTGGAAGGCAACGTCCTGTACGCCTACATCCCCATGAAGGACGGCAAGCCCATGGACAACAGCAGCGCCACCATCGGGGCGGGTATCGACACGGGGCAGTGGAGTGCGGAGGGGCTACGGGAACTGGGAGTACGTGACGACGTGGTCAATGCTATTCGCCCGCTGCTCGGGAAGAACGCTACGGAAGCTAGGCAAGAAATGGAAGACCTCAAAAAAACAGGCGATACTTTTAAGCTCACCCCCGAGCAAGCCAGCCACCTCAACGAGAAGATGACCATCCATTTCAAGGAAACGGCGCAACAGCAGTACAACACCGCCCCGCACAACACCGACGCCCAGGGCAAGACCATCCGCAAATTCGAAGAACTGCCCAAGGAAATGCAGGCCACCATCACCTCGGTGCTTTACCAGCACGGCAGCACGGAGAAATTCCCCAAATTCTGGGATCATTCCACCAAGGGCGACTGGGACGGGGCCATCAAGGAATTGCGCAACTTCAGTTCCAACCCGGACTACAAGTACCACCCCCGCCGCAACACGGAGGCCGACCTCATGCAACAGGGCCTGGACAGGCTGCGCCAATGA
- a CDS encoding glycosyltransferase gives MRTVSVTLVTYTYDDHELVRGLLSSVTGWTAMPSAIVVIDDGSAQPFVLDLPEEVTARLPEIEVVRVPENRGNTHARALGAARATTRFILSVDADIRFPAHWLAVCLPAAARPGVGMAGTAIRPRTGDDLLSRYLELTYTLNRGAAGSVPFLPGGAWLARRDAFEAVGGFSGYEERFGQDAYLSRRLRDNGYLLWAVDGVEAFEVRRIGRLQMVRRGWRWQGHHMKAALDEGRPLDEVLNVVLYSMRERMLRSRAADPRLLYFDLLYALHALLDTVAHAAVRQDGDGARAALRHAAAAFLMPWPQLCTALCADLAELGHAPLPTDVAAAPPFDLAAALSFAVGSDELAAVCGGLDDVLD, from the coding sequence ATGCGCACGGTTTCCGTCACCCTGGTCACCTACACCTACGACGACCACGAACTGGTCCGGGGTCTGCTGTCGTCCGTCACCGGCTGGACGGCCATGCCCTCGGCCATCGTGGTCATCGACGACGGTTCGGCGCAGCCGTTCGTGCTGGACCTGCCGGAAGAGGTGACCGCGCGCCTGCCCGAGATAGAGGTGGTGCGCGTGCCGGAAAACCGGGGCAACACCCACGCCCGCGCGCTGGGGGCGGCCCGCGCCACCACCCGGTTCATCCTTTCGGTGGATGCGGACATCCGTTTTCCCGCGCACTGGCTGGCGGTGTGCCTGCCCGCCGCGGCCCGCCCCGGCGTGGGCATGGCGGGCACGGCCATTCGCCCCCGCACCGGCGACGACCTGCTTTCGCGCTATCTGGAGCTGACCTATACCCTCAACCGGGGGGCCGCCGGCTCGGTGCCGTTCCTGCCCGGCGGTGCCTGGCTGGCCCGGCGCGACGCCTTCGAAGCGGTGGGCGGCTTTTCCGGCTACGAGGAACGCTTTGGCCAGGACGCCTACCTTTCGCGACGCCTGCGCGACAATGGCTATCTGCTGTGGGCCGTGGACGGGGTGGAGGCCTTCGAGGTGCGACGCATCGGGCGCTTGCAGATGGTGCGCCGGGGCTGGCGCTGGCAGGGTCACCACATGAAGGCTGCGCTGGACGAGGGCCGCCCGCTGGATGAAGTGCTGAACGTGGTGCTGTACTCCATGCGCGAACGCATGCTGCGCTCGCGCGCGGCAGACCCCCGCCTGCTCTATTTCGACCTGCTGTACGCCTTGCACGCCCTGTTGGACACCGTGGCCCACGCTGCCGTGCGGCAGGACGGCGACGGTGCGCGCGCCGCGCTGCGCCATGCGGCGGCGGCCTTCCTGATGCCCTGGCCGCAGTTGTGCACGGCCCTGTGCGCGGACCTTGCGGAACTGGGGCATGCCCCGCTGCCCACCGATGTTGCCGCCGCGCCACCGTTCGATCTTGCCGCCGCGCTGTCCTTTGCCGTGGGCAGCGACGAACTGGCGGCGGTGTGCGGCGGCCTGGACGACGTGCTGGACTGA
- a CDS encoding class II fumarate hydratase: MGLVEVEQSRLWGAQTQRSLDNFRIGADRMPLAVVYALARIKKAAALVNRDLGLLPPPPSGQSGQSGQSGQSGQSGQSGQPGPPHMAEAIARAADEVLAGLHDDHFPLSVWQTGSGTQTNMNVNEVLANRATQLLTETVHAAAAPGVRSTPAGQPPVHPPIHPPIHPNDHVNRCQSSNDAFPAAMHLAAALALRDDLLPGVRHLRDSLRAKAAACADIVKIGRTHLQDAVPLTLGDEMSGWVAQLDACLEGLDAAMPHLCRLALGGTAVGTGLNAHPAFAPRAIALLSSMTGLPLVPAPNPFAALAAHDGLVLTSGALRTLATALLKIANDVRWLASGPRCGIGELRLPENEPGSSIMPGKVNPTQCEALTMVAVQVMGLDVAVGMAGSQGNFELNVFKPLIIHNVLTAMRLLADGCRSFADHAVAGMQPDRAGIAAHVGRSLMLVTALAPVVGYDRAAQAAHLAHTRGITLREACLEMQLLGGAAFDAAVDPLRMARPHDRKEGQEG; this comes from the coding sequence ATGGGCCTTGTGGAGGTGGAGCAAAGCCGCCTGTGGGGGGCGCAGACCCAGCGTTCGCTGGACAATTTCCGCATCGGGGCGGACCGCATGCCCCTGGCCGTGGTGTACGCGCTGGCGCGCATCAAGAAGGCGGCCGCGCTGGTCAACCGCGACCTTGGCCTGCTGCCGCCGCCCCCGTCCGGCCAGTCGGGACAATCCGGCCAGTCGGGACAATCCGGACAGTCGGGACAATCCGGCCAGCCGGGCCCGCCGCATATGGCCGAAGCCATCGCCCGTGCCGCCGACGAGGTGCTGGCGGGCCTGCACGACGACCATTTTCCGCTCTCCGTCTGGCAGACCGGCAGCGGCACCCAGACCAACATGAACGTCAACGAGGTGCTGGCCAACCGGGCCACGCAACTGCTGACGGAAACGGTGCACGCCGCCGCCGCGCCCGGCGTCCGATCCACGCCCGCCGGGCAACCCCCCGTCCATCCCCCAATCCATCCCCCCATCCATCCGAATGACCACGTGAACCGCTGCCAGTCGTCCAACGACGCCTTTCCGGCGGCCATGCACCTTGCCGCCGCGCTGGCGCTGCGCGACGATCTGCTGCCCGGCGTGCGCCACCTGCGCGATTCCCTGCGGGCCAAGGCCGCCGCCTGCGCCGACATCGTGAAGATCGGTCGCACCCACCTGCAGGACGCCGTGCCCCTGACCCTGGGCGACGAGATGTCCGGCTGGGTGGCCCAACTGGACGCCTGCCTGGAAGGGCTGGACGCGGCCATGCCCCACCTGTGCCGCCTGGCCCTTGGCGGCACCGCCGTGGGCACCGGACTGAACGCCCACCCGGCATTTGCCCCGCGCGCCATCGCCCTTTTGTCCAGCATGACCGGGCTGCCGCTGGTGCCCGCACCCAACCCCTTTGCCGCGCTGGCCGCCCACGACGGACTGGTGCTGACCAGCGGCGCGTTGCGCACGCTGGCCACGGCCCTGCTGAAGATCGCCAACGACGTGCGCTGGCTGGCATCCGGCCCGCGCTGCGGCATCGGTGAACTGCGCCTGCCGGAGAACGAACCCGGCTCGTCCATCATGCCCGGCAAGGTCAACCCCACCCAGTGCGAGGCACTGACCATGGTGGCCGTGCAGGTCATGGGGCTGGACGTGGCCGTGGGCATGGCCGGATCGCAGGGCAACTTCGAGCTGAACGTGTTCAAGCCGCTGATCATCCACAACGTGCTCACGGCCATGCGCCTGCTGGCCGACGGATGCCGCTCGTTCGCGGACCATGCCGTTGCGGGCATGCAGCCCGATCGGGCAGGCATTGCCGCGCATGTGGGGCGCTCGCTGATGCTGGTCACCGCCCTTGCACCCGTTGTGGGCTACGACAGGGCGGCGCAGGCGGCGCACCTTGCCCACACGCGGGGCATCACCCTGCGCGAGGCCTGCCTGGAAATGCAGTTGCTGGGCGGCGCGGCATTCGACGCCGCCGTGGACCCGCTGCGCATGGCCCGACCGCATGACCGGAAAGAGGGGCAGGAAGGGTAG
- the satP gene encoding acetate uptake transporter: MADAFTPSAATRKTMETKLANPAPLGLMGFGMTTILLNIHNAGFFPISSMILAMGIFYGGIAQVIAGIMEFRKGNTFGTTAFTSYGLFWLTLVALIVMPKLGWAEPTPHAYMGCYLAMWGLFTFFMFLGTLKGKTTLKFIFLSLTVLFALLAIRDFTGSEFIGTIAGWEGIVCGASACYLAMAEVLHEQYGRVVLPY; this comes from the coding sequence ATCGCAGATGCATTCACCCCATCCGCAGCAACGAGGAAGACAATGGAGACCAAACTGGCCAACCCGGCCCCGCTCGGGCTCATGGGCTTCGGGATGACCACCATCCTGCTGAACATCCACAACGCGGGCTTCTTTCCCATCAGCTCGATGATCCTCGCCATGGGCATCTTCTACGGCGGCATCGCGCAGGTCATCGCGGGCATCATGGAATTCAGGAAGGGCAACACCTTCGGCACCACCGCCTTCACCTCGTACGGCCTGTTCTGGCTGACCCTGGTGGCGCTGATCGTCATGCCCAAGCTGGGCTGGGCCGAACCCACCCCGCACGCCTACATGGGCTGTTACCTCGCCATGTGGGGCCTGTTCACCTTCTTCATGTTCCTGGGCACCCTGAAGGGTAAGACCACGCTGAAGTTCATCTTCCTGTCGCTGACCGTGCTGTTCGCCCTGCTGGCCATCCGCGACTTCACCGGCAGCGAGTTCATCGGCACCATTGCCGGGTGGGAAGGCATCGTGTGCGGCGCAAGCGCGTGTTACCTGGCCATGGCCGAAGTGCTGCACGAGCAGTACGGGCGGGTGGTGTTGCCGTACTAG